One genomic window of Rutidosis leptorrhynchoides isolate AG116_Rl617_1_P2 unplaced genomic scaffold, CSIRO_AGI_Rlap_v1 contig62, whole genome shotgun sequence includes the following:
- the LOC139884895 gene encoding acetylornithine aminotransferase, chloroplastic/mitochondrial-like, producing the protein MDSLQLKNPITLSPYSYYGGSRTPIRGIGSFRCFAKFDDVARRLTTSNDVVEAERSVMVGTYARAPVVIASGKGCKLYDLEGREYLDCTAGIAVNALGHGDPDWVRAVTEQANVLTHVSNCYYSIPQIELAIRLVESCFADRVFFTNSGTEANEAAIKFSRKFQRHSFPDKKQPATGFVAFTRSFHGRTMGSVALTSKEHYRSPFEPVMPGVTFLEYGDMKGAKDLIQKGNIAAVFVEPIQGEGGIFTAKKEFLQSLRDACDDAGSLLVFDEVQCGLGRTGYLWAHEAIGVFPDIMTIAKPLAGGLPIGATLVTERVASAMNFGEHGSTFAGGPLICKAALAVFEKVSNPSFLESVSKKGLYFKQILKQKLGGHPHVKDVRGLGLIVGLELDVPASPLVEACRNSGLLILTAGKGNIVRLVPPLVITELELERAVEIIRDSLKVLDA; encoded by the exons ATGGATTCTCTTCAGCTCAAAAATCCGATCACGCTATCTCCATATTCCTACTACGGCGGCAGCCGGACGCCGATCAGAGGAATCGGAAGCTTCCGCTGCTTCGCCAAATTTGACGACGTTGCACGGCGGTTGACGACGAGCAATGATGTGGTAGAGGCAGAGAGGAGCGTTATGGTGGGGACGTATGCACGAGCTCCGGTGGTGATCGCCAGCGGCAAAGGATGTAAATTGTACGATCTTGAAGGGCGAGAGTACTTGGATTGCACGGCGGGGATCGCCGTGAATGCTTTGGGACATGGAGATCCCGATTGGGTGCGTGCTGTTACAGAGCAAGCTAATGTGCTCACGCACGTTAGTAATTGTTACTATTCTATTCCTCAG ATTGAGCTTGCGATACGATTAGTGGAAAGTTGTTTCGCTGATCGGGTGTTTTTCACAAATTCTGGAACTGAAGCTAATGAAGCTGCAATCaaattttctagaaagtttcaaagGCATTCATTTCCTGACAAGAAGCAGCCGGCAACGGGGTTCGTTGCTTTTACTCGTAGCTTTCATGGGAGGACAATGGGGTCTGTTGCTTTGACCAGCAAAGAGCATTATCGATCACCGTTTGAGCCTGTCATGCCTGGTGTTACTTTCCTGGAGTACGGTGACATGAAGGGGGCGAAAGATCTGATTCAGAAAGGGAACATTGCAGCTGTCTTTGTGGAACCTATTCAAGGTGAAGGTGGCATTTTCACTGCGAAGAAGGAATTTTTACAATCATTGCGTGATGCTTGTGATGATGCCGGAAGTCTCTTGGTTTTCGATGAG gttCAATGTGGCCTTGGCCGAACTGGTTATCTATGGGCACACGAAGCCATCGGAGTTTTTCCCGATATTATGACAATAGCCAAGCCTCTTGCCGGGGGTCTTCCCATCGGAGCTACATTAGTAACCGAAAGAGTTGCCTCAGCTATGAACTTCGGAGAACACGGTAGCACTTTCGCCGGTGGACCACTTATCTGTAAAGCAGCCTTGGCCGTTTTCGAGAAAGTCTCAAACCCTTCTTTCTTAGAAAGTGTCTCGAAGAAAGGCCTCTACTTCAAACAAATATTGAAGCAGAAGCTCGGAGGACATCCACATGTTAAAGATGTACGAGGGCTTGGACTCATTGTCGGATTAGAGCTAGACGTGCCGGCTTCGCCCTTAGTCGAAGCTTGCCGGAATTCAGGTCTTCTGATATTAACAGCCGGAAAAGGAAATATTGTTAGGTTAGTGCCTCCATTGGTTATCACAGAGCTGGAATTGGAGCGTGCTGTTGAAATCATACGAGATTCATTGAAGGTACTTGATGCTTAG